CCTGCGATATGCTCTGGGCCCGTGCCCCGCGCCCGATCCGCCGCCCCACCCCTCGCGGCCCTTGCCTTGCTCGCCGCCCCCGCCGCCGCCGACCCGCCCCGGCGGATCGAGGTCGGGGGGTTCCTCGGCCTCGACTACTTCGGCGACGACATCGAGCTCGGCAACTCCTGGGCGTCCGAGCAGGTGCCCGGCACCGCGATCCTCCTCGGCGGACGGGTCGGGTTCATCGCGTTGCCCGATCTGTTGCCGAGCTCCAGCTACGATCCCCAGCTCGGGGTCGAGGCCGAGGGCAAGCTGGCGCTGGCCTCGACCGGCGCGTCGGACGAGGGCGGCCGCGACAGCTACGCGGCCCCGGTGCTCGGCTGGCGCGTCCACGCGATCGCCCGGCTGCGCACCGGCCACCTGCTGGTCCCCCACCTCGTCGTCGGCTTCGGTGGCGAGAGCGTCCTGACCGGCTCGCCGTTCATGGCCGACGACACCGACGCCGCGTTCTACTGGGGCCCGGGCGTGTCGTGGCGCCTGACCGACCAGCTCGACGGCCGCGTCGATCTGCGCCACGGCCTGACCGCCGGCCGCGTCGATGACGTGGTCTCGACCTTCGAGATCCACTTCGGCGTGACGACCGGGTGGGACCTCGCGCCCGGCAAGGCCGGCCCCCGCCGCCCGCCGCCCGACACCGACGGCGACGGCATCCTCGACCCCGACGACGACTGCCCGACCGAGCCCGAGACGGTCAACGGCTTCCGCGACCGCGACGGCTGCCCCGACGTGGCCGACCGCGACGGCGACGGCATCCTCGACCCCGACGATCAGTGCGTCGACGATCCAGAGAACATGAACGGGGTCGATGACGACGACGGCTGCCCCGAGATCGACGACGACGGCGACGGCCTGGTCGGGTCCCAGGACGCCTGCCCGCAGGCGGCCGAGGACTTCGATCGGTTCCAGGACGCCGACGGCTGCCCCGATCTCGACAACGACGGCGACGGCAAGCCCGACGCCTCGGACGTGTGCCCGGACGAGCCCGAGACCTACAACGGCTTCGACGACGACGACGGCTGCCCCGACGAGGTGCCCAAGGTCGTCAAGCAGTACACCGGCGTCATCGCCGGCATCACGTTCGACTTCGCGAAGGCGCGCATCCGGCCGACGTCGAAGAAGACGCTCAACGCCGCCGCCAAGATCCTGCGCGAGTACGCCGCGATCCGGATCCGGGTCGAGGGCCACACCGACGACAAGGGGCGCGCGCGACCGCAACCTGGCCCTGTCGCAGAAGCGCGCCGACGCGGTGAAGTGGTACCTGGTCGATCAGGGCATCGCCGCCGATCGCATCGAGACGGTGGGCCACGGCCCCGACGTCCCGCGGGCGTCGAACAAGACCAACAAGGGCCGCGCCGAGAACCGCCGGATCGAGTTCCACATCCTGATCCAGGACCAGAGCGGGACGGTGACGTCGCCGACACCTGGGTCTCAGCCCAGCGCACCCGCACCGTCGACCCAGCCCTCGACCCAGCCGCCCGCGACCCAGCCCGCGACCCAGCCGCCCGCGACCCAGCCGGCCGCCCCGTCGACCCAGCCGGCAGCGGTGGCCGGCCGCCCCGTCGACCCAGCCGGCCGCCCCGTCGACCCAGCCGGCCGCCCCGTCGACCCAGCCGGCCGCCCCGTCGACCCAGCCGGCCGCCCCGTCGACCCAGCCGGCCGCCCCGTCGACCCAGCCGGCCGCGCCCGCGACCGACCTGCCCTGACCCGGGTCAGCGGCGACGCGCCCGCGGATCAGGCAGCAGCGCCAGCACCCAGGCGGCGTACTCGCGCGCGGCCCACCGCAGCGCGCGCCCGGGATCGCTGGCCTCGAGCCCCGCCGCCGGGTACGCCGCGCGCACGTCGAAGCCATGCGCACGGAACAGCCGCGTCGCGCGCCGGGTGTGGAACCGCTGGGTCGCCAGCCAGATCGTGCGGACCTCGGGCGCCAGCGCGCGGACCAGCCGGGCGTTGTCGGCGGTGGAGCGCGCGCGACCCTCGATCGCGATCGCAGCGGCGTCGACCTTGGCCCCGCGCAGCGCGCTCGCCATCGCGTCGGCCTCGGCCCGGGCGCCGCCGCGGGTCGCGCCGCCGGTGACCACGATCAGCCCGGCGGCGCCGCCGCGCCACAGCGTCAGGGCCACCGCCAGGCGCTCGGCCAGGACCGCGCTCGGGCGCTGATCGGGCGTGAGCGGCGCGCCGAGGACGACGATCGCGTCGCGGCGCTCGAACGGGCCGGCGCCGATCGCCTCGCCCAGCGCCAGCGGCCGGGTCAGCGCCTGCGCCAGCGCCCGCCGGATCACGGCGCCGGGGTCGGCGGCGGCGCCGGCACCAGCGCCGGGTCGACGTCGGCGAGCACGTAGGCCAGGACCGCGATCGCGGCGACGCCGTCGGCGAGCGCCTGCGGATCGACCTTGTCGAGCGTGTCGGCCCAGGTGTGGTGGATGTCGAAGTAGGTGCGGCCGTCGACCGCCAGGCCCAGGCCGAGCACGCCGGCGTCGACCAGCGGCGACACGTCGGCCTCGGCCCCGTCGTCCTCGACCGCGGTCGCGCCGAGCGGCGCCAGCAGGCCGACCGCCTCGGCCAGCCGGGCCCGCAGCGCCAGATCGTCGTGGGCGTCGACGCGGAAGCCGCGCGGCGCGAACCCGCCGCTGTCGCTCTCGAGCGCGGCGACGTGGTGATCGGCGGCGTGGGCCTGGGCGTAGCCGCGGCCGCCGCGCAGGCCGTTCTCCTCGTTGGTGAACAGCACCACGCGCACGGTCCGGCGCGGCGTCAGGCCCAGCGCGCGCAGCGTGGTCAGCGCCTGCATGACGTGCACGACCCCCGCGCCGTCGTCGTGGGCGCCCTGCCCGACGTCCCACGAGTCGAGGTGGGCGCCGATCAGCACGATCTCGTCGGGGCGCTCGCGCCCGCGCAGCTCGCCGATCACGTTGGCCGAGGGCGCGTCGGGGAGGAGCTGGGCGCCCATCGTCAACGTCACCCGCACCGGCCCGGTCGCGGCGAGCCGGGCGATCAGATCGGCGTCCTCGGTGGTGACCGCCGCCGCCGGGATCCGCGCGACACCGTCGGCGTAGCGCATCGCGCCGGTGTGGGGGCTGCGCAGGCTGTGCGCCGTCACGCTCCGCATCAACACCGCGACCGCGCCCAGCCGGGCGGCCGCGCTGGCGCCGGCGCCCCGGAACGGCACGACGTCGCCGTAGCCGGAGCCGGTGGCCGCGGTCCAGGTCGGCATCGCGACGTCGTACAGGACGATCGCGCCCTTCACCTCGGCGGCGCGGGCGCCCAGCTCGTCCCAACCATGCACGACCACCACCGGCGCGGAGATCCCGCCGCGCGGGGTCCCGACCGATCCGCCCAGGCCCAGCACCACCAGATCGCGCGCGATCGGCGCGACGATCCGCGCGGCCTCGGCGCCGCGCCGCCAGTTCGGGACCATCACCGGCTCGGTCGTCGCGGTGTGGCCGTCGGCGCGCAGCGCGTCGGCCGCCCACGCGATCGCCTGGTCGAGCGCCTTCGAGCCCGCCAGCCGGTGACCGATCCGATCGGTCAGGTGCGCGAGCTTGGCGTAGGCGCCGCGATCCGCCCGGGCGTGCGCGATGATCTGCTCGGCCACCGCGCGGTAGGCGTCGGCGATCGGCGTCGGCGCGGGCGTCGGCGCGGGCGTCGGCGCCGGCGCGGGCGCGACCACCGGCGCAGCGTCGGGCGCGACCGATGGCGCGACCACCGGCGCCACGTGCGGACCGCCGCACGCCACCAGCCCGAGCAGCGCGATCCACCGCCGCGCGCTCACGACGCCGCGTCCGGCTCGGCGTCCGGCTCGGCGTCCGCGTCGGCCAGCACGGTCGGCTCGGCGCCGGCCCCGAGCCGCGCCGCCATCCCGGCGCACAGCTCGATGCGCGCCAGCAGCGGCCCGCTCGCCGTCGGCGCCAGCGCCGCGCGGCCGGCCAGCTCCGACAGCGGCAGCAGCAGATCGAGCGGCGCGCCGTGGCCCGGGTGGACGCGGTGCCGGACCCCCGCACCGGGCCACCCGGCCAGCCAGCCATCGAACCCGGCGCCCAGCGCGGTCTGCGCGTCGGCGTCGAGCGCCACCAGCAGCTCGTCGCGGTGGCCGCGGCACCGGAACGCCGCGTCGAAGGACGGCAGGTCGAGCGTGAACGTCGCCCCCGCGGCGGGCGGCTCGGGGTGCTGGCCGTGCGGGCGCGCCAGCGCGGTCCAGCGGGGCGCGCTGGTGACCTCGCGACCGCACACCAGGTCGACGGTCACCACACAGCCGTCGACCCGCGTGATCGACAGGCGCACCGGCACGGCGTGGCGCTCGGCCAGGACCACCGTGGCGATCCGACCGTGGTCGCCGCGCACCGACACCGCGCTGGCGTCACCGCCGTCGGCGCGCAGCGCGTTGACGAGCTGCCCGACGAAGGCCTGCCAGCGCTCGTCGTCGACCACGGGCGTCGCCGGGCGGAACACCCGCTGCTCCTCGCGCTCGGCGTCCGTCGACGCGTCGGCCATCGCCAGGAGGCCGACCGCCGCGACCGCGAAGTTCATCGGCCACGGGAAGCCGAGGCCGGCGAGCACGACCAGCGCCATGCCGACGCCGAGCCGACGCCGCGCGGGCGTGGGCGCGGTCAGGCACGCGACCGCGGTCCAGACGATCGTCGTGAACGCGAGCAGGTAGAACGCGATCCACTCGCTCACCGCGCGCGGGTCGAGCGCGAGCCCGAGCCCTCGGTTGATCGCGCCGATCGCCGCCAGGTAGTCGACCTTCAGCATGATGGCCCCGGCGGTCGCGACCACCACCGCCGCGATCACCGGCGGCACCTGCACCAGCGAGCGGGTGAACGGCCGCGGCGCCAGCAAGTACGGCGAGGCCACGGCCGCGATCGTGAGCGCCAGCCGCGTCATCGAGCCGAAGCCGGCCTTGGCCTCGCCGACGAAGATCTCGTTCTCGGTCCACAGGTGCTGGGTCAGCAGCGCGAAGCCCGCGTAGACCAGCACCGGCGCGGCGATCATCGTGACGCCCGCGGCGACCGACAGCCCCGGGCGCTGCAGCCAGGTCCACATCATCGCGGTCAACGCCACCCCCGCCAGCGCGCCGACCACCAGCCAGGGCGGACCGCCATGGTTGGTCGCCCCGCCCGCCACCGCCGCCGCGAGCGCCAGCGTGAACACGCCCATGATCGTCACCATGGCCCGCTCGACGTTGCTCGCGCGGCTCCACCGGGCCCGGGCCTCGAGCCGTCCGACGACCAGCGTCAGCACCCCGACGACCGTCACGAAGTAGAGGAGGAACAGCGCGAGGTAGTCGAGCGCGACGTACCAGCCCGGCGGCACCACCTTCTCGGGCACGCCCTTGATGATCTGGGGCTTCTTCTCCAGCCCCTTCACGATCACCCGGCCGACGAGCGCCTCGACCGACACAGCGAGGAGCAGGGTCCGCTCCATCGCCCGGCGTGTCTGGCTGAGCGCATCCATCAGGGGAAAAAACCGTAGCGTCTTGGCGTATTTGCGTCAAGCCGTCGGAGGTTTCTGGCGTCGACTACATCGGATACCATATCCTACATTTCATGCAGGTCCACCGCGCGCTCCTGGTAGCCCTGACGATCGCGGTGTCCGCGACCGCGGCCGGCGCCGACGCCGCGGCGACGCCTCCGCACGCGCGACCGCTGGTCGTGCTCGACGCCGGCCACGGCGGCTCCAACCCCGGCGCCGCCGGCGCGGTCACCGGCCTGTTCGAGAAGCAGCTCACGCTGAGCGTCGCCCGCCAGGTCCGCGACCGGCTCGCCGCCGCCGGCATCGACGTGCTGCTGACGCGCGATCGCGACGCGACGCTGACGCTGCGCCAGCGGGTCGCGCTCGCCAACCAGCGGGCCGCCGACGTGTTCGTGTCGATCCACGCCAACGCCTCCCCCGAGCGGGTGCAGCGCGGCTACGAGACCTTCGTGCTCACCGCCGCCGGCGTCGACGTCGACGGCCGCGCCCTGCGCAGCGAGAGCGGCACGCCGCGGACGGTCGACGCGGCCACCGCGCTGGTCCTCGACGACGTCGAGCGCGGCGCCGCGCAGTGGGAGGCGGCCGACCTCGCGGCGGCGGTCCAGCGCGAGCTG
The sequence above is a segment of the Myxococcales bacterium genome. Coding sequences within it:
- a CDS encoding YdcF family protein; this translates as MIRRALAQALTRPLALGEAIGAGPFERRDAIVVLGAPLTPDQRPSAVLAERLAVALTLWRGGAAGLIVVTGGATRGGARAEADAMASALRGAKVDAAAIAIEGRARSTADNARLVRALAPEVRTIWLATQRFHTRRATRLFRAHGFDVRAAYPAAGLEASDPGRALRWAAREYAAWVLALLPDPRARRR
- a CDS encoding M20/M25/M40 family metallo-hydrolase; translation: MVAPAPAPTPAPTPAPTPIADAYRAVAEQIIAHARADRGAYAKLAHLTDRIGHRLAGSKALDQAIAWAADALRADGHTATTEPVMVPNWRRGAEAARIVAPIARDLVVLGLGGSVGTPRGGISAPVVVVHGWDELGARAAEVKGAIVLYDVAMPTWTAATGSGYGDVVPFRGAGASAAARLGAVAVLMRSVTAHSLRSPHTGAMRYADGVARIPAAAVTTEDADLIARLAATGPVRVTLTMGAQLLPDAPSANVIGELRGRERPDEIVLIGAHLDSWDVGQGAHDDGAGVVHVMQALTTLRALGLTPRRTVRVVLFTNEENGLRGGRGYAQAHAADHHVAALESDSGGFAPRGFRVDAHDDLALRARLAEAVGLLAPLGATAVEDDGAEADVSPLVDAGVLGLGLAVDGRTYFDIHHTWADTLDKVDPQALADGVAAIAVLAYVLADVDPALVPAPPPTPAP
- a CDS encoding N-acetylmuramoyl-L-alanine amidase yields the protein MQVHRALLVALTIAVSATAAGADAAATPPHARPLVVLDAGHGGSNPGAAGAVTGLFEKQLTLSVARQVRDRLAAAGIDVLLTRDRDATLTLRQRVALANQRAADVFVSIHANASPERVQRGYETFVLTAAGVDVDGRALRSESGTPRTVDAATALVLDDVERGAAQWEAADLAAAVQRELRAVRGADGDRGVRQDAHHVLLGATMPAVLVEIGFIDHPIEGHELAEPATQAAIADALARAIAAACLPSAISR